The BD1-7 clade bacterium genomic interval TTGAAATCCATCATTCCACTGCAGCGCAACTTCCACACCAATGTGGTCTTCGGTTACATAAGAGAAATGAAACACTTTGTTTAATGGGTTTTTATTGTGATTCAGATACTCAACGAATGCAGACACACCACCGTCGTAGTGAAAGGTATCTTCTTTTCCACTGCGCTCATCTTTAAGAACAATACAAACACCTGAGTTTAAGAACGACAGCTCACGCAAGCGTTTTGCCAGAATCTCATAATGGAATTCAATATTGTTGAACGTGTCAGGAGACGCATGAAAGGTCACCGCTGTGCCTGAAGTATCTGTATCACCAACAACCTTCAATGGATGTTGTGGTTCACCGTGACGATAGATTTGTTCATGCAGCTTTCCACCGCGATGAATTGTCAGCTTAAGTTCTTTGGATAATGCATTAACAACCGATACACCCACACCGTGCAAACCACCTGAGACTTTATAGGTATTGTCATCAAACTTACCGCCGGCATGCAGAACTGTCATGATAACTTCTGCTGCTGAAACACCTTCTTCATGGATTTCAGTTGGAATACCGCGTCCGTTATCAGATACAGTCACAGACTCGTCCGGATGGATGGTTACCCGGATTTCAGAACAAAAGCCCGCTAATGCCTCATCTATCGAGTTATCGACAATTTCAAACACCATGTGATGCAGACCCGTACCATCGTCTGTATCACCGATATACATACCAGGGCGCTTTCTAACGGCATCCAAGCCTTTCAGCACCTTTATATTCGAAGCATCGTAATCTTGTTCGCTCATATTCTTAGCATCTCCTTAGGCGTTTATATCGCCATTAGCAGTGGATATTTTACCATGTTCCACGTGAAACATCNGTGCTTTTAATGGCATATTATTGTTGCCCAACTGGGTATCAACCGACGTAATAAACGCCTGGTATTGTTCATCGTTAATCACTGATAACACCGCATTCAAGTGCTCAGTATCAAGCTCTGCAGGTAAATCATCCAAGAGTAGCACAGGGTACCTTGCCATCGTTTGTTTAAGCGTCTTTGCCATCGCCAATTTCAATGCACATATCAGCGACTTTTTTTGACCTCGCGACAGCACATCGCGAGCATCCATTTTATTGATGGTGATATGTAGATCCGCCCGATGAGCACCAAGTTGCGTCCGTTTATAACGGATATCTTGGCTCAAGTTAGATCGAAATTTATCGCTGAGGCTACCTTCATCAAACCAATCTGTCGGCATACTTTCACAGACATCATGATTAACACGATCCCACCCGGTCTTAAACCCTAACGCAATGTCAGCGAAGAGTGGGTCAAACATTTTTGCATACTGAAGAAAATGGATATTGAATACTTGAAGAAACGCCAACCGATATTGGGTGATTGCAAATCCGGCATTCAGAATATGTTCATCCCAGACGTCATATTCATCTTGATTCGAGTGACCGGATTTAAGCAATTCATTACGTTGTTTCAATGCTCTGCTGTAAATACGCCATTGATGATAAAACTCATGTTTCACGTGAAACACACCCCAGTCGAGAAATCGACTTCTTACCGACGCTGATCCATCGAGCAATTGAAAAGCTTCATTGTCGATCACCAAGATCGGTAATACCTGTGAAAGCTCCGCCAAACTATGGATACCTTCACCATTAACACGCACCTGAAATTGATTCTGTCGATTCCGACGAATACCAATCCGATGATTCAATCCGTGTCGGTCTTCAGCCTCAATAAAAACCGATAAGGTTGAATCTTCATGATTGATCACATGCGCAATTTTATGGCTACGAAAAGAACGGCCCTGGCTCGCTAGAGCAACAGCCTCAAGAAATGACGTTTTTCCGGAACCATTTGGCCCCACCAATAGATTAAACGACTCGAAACCTTCGAGAGATACATGGCTAAGGTTACGTACCTGATCAACAATTACTTTCTTTATGAACATAAGCGCAGGAGCATGAGAATAGGGTAGAGAGGAAGGAGTAGTGTATTGCGGGGAAAGGCGAGGCCTGAATTTACGTATGAACGCAGTTCAGGCCTTCACAGAACGGCCTTAGAGGCGCATAGGCATAATTACATAGAGTGAATCACTATCGCCAGTTTCTTCGACTAGCGCGCTGCTATTGGAGTCTGATAGCGTGAGCTTAACGGATTCACCACTTAACACACTTAACGCATCCAACAGATAGTTGACGTTGAAACCAATTTCTAATCCATCACCCAGATACTCAACAGCCACGGTGTCTTCCGCTTCTTCTTGCTCTGGGTTATTAGCCTGAATCGTCAATGCACCCTCAGCTAACAATAAACGGACACCGCGGTATTTTTCATTGGACAAAATCGCTGCGCGGCTAAAGGCTTCTTTCAGCGCTATGCGAGAGCCAATAACAACCTTGTTACCGCCTCGCGGCAAAACACGTTGATAGTCAGGGAACTTGCCATCTACCAACTTAGAAATAAAGGTGAAAGACTCTGTGACGACACGCAAGTGGTTGTGACCAAAAAAGACCTGCACGGAATCATCTGGCGACTGTAACGACCGTGACAGCTCGATAATCCCCTTGCGCGGAACAATAATTTGTTGTTTGCCGTCGATGTTAACCTCAGCATTTTTCAACTCACACAAAGCCAGGCGATGCCCATCTGTCGATACAACACGCAGTTGATTAGACTCAAGTTCCCATAACATGCCATTCAGGTAATAGCGCACATCTTGTTGCGCCATCGCGAACGCAGTTCGATCCAATAAGCGCTTAAATTCACCTTGTAGCAGCGTAAACTCAGCGCTGGCCTCACCTTCGTCAACGTTCGGGAATTCGTCAGCCGGCAAGCNGGCTAACGTGAAGCGACTACGACCGGAGCTCACAACGACCTTTGACTCGTCCGTGACATCGATCTTGATTTCACAACCATCCGGTAACGCCTTACAGATATCCAGCAGTTTTTTCGCCGGTAAGGTAATCTGAAAATCATCCGTCGCACTGGTGTCGTCCAGTGTCACTCGACTCGTTACTTCAATCTCAAGATCGGTGCCTGTTACGGATAACAGCTGACCTTTAACATCCAGTAATACATTCGACAGAATTGCCATGGTTTGACGGCGCTCAACAACGCCAGCAACCAAAGACAAGGATTTCAGCAATGCTTCACGTGGAATAACCAATTTCATCTTTTCTACCCTGTACGTAAATTTTAATCTTTCCCGAGTGCAGCGCGTAACACATGCACTTTTGTTTATTTGTACTGCGAATTAATTTCTGCGTATTCGACACAACCCGGAGGCTGTATCGAATATGCATGGTCATCAAGTGGTAAGAATGCGCATCAAGTTTTTAACGTCTTCACGAATATCACCATTGGTTTCTTTCAACTCAGCCACCTTACGACACGCATGTAAAACCGTTGTATGATCTCGCCCACCAAAAGCATCGCCAATTTCTGGCAAACTATGACTGGTCAATTCTTTAGCCAACGCCATCGCAACTTGCCGCGGGCGAGCCACGGATCGATTTCGGCGTTTTGACAAAAGATCTGATACCTTGATCTTGTAATATTCAGCAACCGTTTTCTGAATGTTATCAATACTCACCAAACGGTCTTGTAATGACAACAGATCTTTAAGAGACTCCTTGATGAGCTCAATGTCGATCGGCCGCGCTTTAAAGTGCGCTTGAGCAATAACACGCTTCAATGCCCCTTCAAGTTCACGAACATTCGAACGCAATCGTTGTGCAATAAAGAACGCCGCATCTCTGGGTAGCTCCATATTTGCCTGATCTGCCTTCTGTAAAAGAATCGCTACACGTGTTTCCAACTCAGGGGGTTCAACCGCAACGGTCAGCCCCCAGCCAAAACGGGATTTGAGACGTTCCTCAAGCCCTTTAATTTCTCGTGGATATCGATCACAGGTCAGAATGATCTGCTGACCACCTTCAATGAGTGCATTAAAGGTATGAAAGAATTCTTCCTGAGAGCGTTCCTTGTTTGCGAAAAACTGAATGTCATCGATCAGCAGCGCATCAACACTGCGGTAATAACGTTTAAAATCGTTAATCGCGTTGAGTTGCAATGCTTTTACCATATCCGCAACAAATCGCTCGGAATGCAGATACACAACTTTGGCATTCGGTTTTTTCTTCAGTAGCTCATTACCAACGGCGTGCATAAGGTGAGTTTTACCAAGACCAACACCACCGTAGAGGAAAAGTGGATTATAGGAACCACCGGGGTTTTCCGCGACCTGCATCGCTGCTGCCCGGGCCAATTGGTTTGACTTACCTTCAACAAACGTTTCAAACGTATAGTTATTAATAACGTTGTTTTGTTGCTGACCTGCACCCGCGTTTGGCGATGGCGGAGGAATGTTGTCAACCGGCGGCGGCTCTCTGTTGGCAAAAGTATTTTCCTGACCAGATACCAGATGCGGATTACTGTCTTGAATGACCGAAGCAACAGCCGCCTGTTGATTACCCGAGGCTTGATTGGCGATACCATCACCTGCACCAATAGGGTAGCGATCATAAGAAGGAGCGTTGACGCTAGGACGCTCAGCAGCCTTCACCGCCGGCGGTTCAACATCAATAATGCCACGGTGATTATTATCACTGTGGGTGGGTGATTCCATATAACCGGCGTTTTTATCCGAGTTCGACGAGATGGTCGCTTTACCGGGCGATGATGTGAGATTAGACGCACCGGCTTCATAACCTTCAAAGCGCCCAATATCCTGCCCTGCTGACGGCGAAGCAGATGCATACCCCCCGGCCGCCGGTGCATCACTTTGCGAACGCTGACTCAATTCATCAGCCAATACAACCGCAGCGGTCAAGCCCATTCCTTGGCTTAATTGATTCAGTAATTCGTTAATGCGGGGCAAATATTTATTCTGAACCCAATCTTTTACAAATCGGTTAGGCGCAATTAAGACTAATTCCGGCAAGTAGTTCAGATTCACCTCAAGCGGATTTATCCACGTTGAGAACTGCTGGGCAGGCAATTCTTCGTGCAAGATAGCAACACAGCGTTGCCAGACTTCATTCGCTGACACAAGCAAAACGTCCGTTCTATTGTCAATGCAACTCTCATCGGCTCTCTATATGACTATAAGAAGCCGACCAATTATTCGTCGTGATCGATAAACCAAACTCACTACCTGATAAACCTAAACCTGCGCAAAGAGCGAACCTAACTTGAAGCATTACAACTTCAGAGCGGCGGCACAGAATAACAATAGACGCGAATTTAACGTCGACCCTGCGTGAGATCCTCAGCAATGCAGACTGTCATTTTTACAACGACAGCCGAAGCAACCTTCGAACAAATCTCATCAACACAATCATGCTCGCAATTTCTACTTTGTTTGGTTGATCAAATGAACTGTTTCACGACCCAACATCGTATTGATTACCCACAATTACTGCTGGCAATAAATATAATTTCCGATTGCAGCTCATCTTTAACAATGAAAGAAGGGCGTGCATTACTCATAAAATAGGCACGTTCACTTCATCCACCAGATTGAGGCACTCGATCGGAAAGAGCGCACGCCGATATGGCTAGGTTCGAAAAAATGCAGAAATAAGCGCCGCTATAAGAAAACCTATTCACAGGTTGGCAAACGTTATTTTCTGTCACATGGACTTATTCTATAGCTGTTAATTAAACTTATCCACAAACACATCACTTTTTTAGCATTGAATTTATTATTGTTTAAATTCAACAACTTACACACAACAACCTACAACTATAGATGTTATTTATTGGCACTACACTTGTTGATAAGTTGTTTGAAAAAATACTTCCGGGTAACACAAACATTCGATATTGCAAGGCACTGTTGAAATAATACTCAATTTAATGACTCCGCTTATTCGCCCCTGCCAATCAATATGCTCTTAACCGATTATTATAAATAAATAGTTTATAGCCGACGGACATGTTGTTTTTTTGCGCGGTAATCTCTATAATTCGCCACCCTTAATTCAGGCAAGTTTAACGCTAAGTACGGTACTGAACATGAAAAGAACATTCCAACCTAGTGTGCTGAAACGCAAACGTACCCATGGTTTCCGTGCGCGCATGGCAACAAAAAATGGCCGCAAGATCATTAACCGTCGTCGCGCCAAAGGTCGTGCTCGTCTTTCTGCGTAATTGCTGCACTACTGCATTACTATAAAGAAAGCGGAACCAGCATTGGATAACTCAATAACGAACATCCATTCCCGTGGCGTCTGATTCCTACGCATTTAGTAAGTCCAGACGTCTGCTGAACGCACCAGATTACAAAGCAGTTTTTGATAACGTCGATTACAAGGTCTCTCGGAAGGCCTTTTTGTGTTTGTCAAAAAATAATACGCTTGACCATCCTCGGTTAGGGCTCATTATGGCGAAAAAAAACGTTCGCTATGCTGTGCAACGAAATCGGATAAAGCGTATTATTCGTGAGTCTTTTCGGCTGCATCAGCATGAGCTGCCACCGATTGATGTGATCGTGCTTGCAAGACGCGGATTAGACGACTTTACTAATGCTCAGCTGCATGCCGAATTTGAACAGGCTTGGCAGCGAGTAACGAAAAAATTTAACCAAAGCCAACGTGACTAACGCGGGGAAACGTCGGGAATCGTACACGCTTGTTACTCTGATCGCCTCTATCGTTCACTCGTAAGGCCACTATTGACAGAGAACCCCACCAACGTGTGCAATGCCACAGTCAGATCATGATCAGACTCGTTGACAATACGTTACTACATCTTCGTAAGGCAGCGCTGAAGTGTTTGTTGGCTTTAGTACGTTTTTACCAGTTATTTCTATCTCCTATACTTGGAAGCCATTGTCGCTTTTACCCAAGTTGTTCCCACTATTGTCAAGAAGCGCTGATCGAACATGGCATCGTGCGTGGACTTTGGCTAAGCACAAAGCGTATTTCCCGTTGTCACCCGTTCTGCGAAGGCGGAGTGGACCCAGTACCTAAAAAGAGTCAATAAGCATGGATAAAGTCAGGTTAGTTCTGTTAGCCGCCTTTGCGATGGTCAGTCTGATGCTGGTTGTCGAATACGGCCAATTCAGAGATGCCAAAAGCAAAGAAGCGCTGATGCAACGCCAACAGGCAACTCCCGTCGCTGGGGCAAGCCCGGCCCAAGGCACTGACGAAGCGATTCCAACCCAATCTAGTTTGCCTACCATTACTGGCGGAACCGACGACGTTCCAACACTCTCAGGATCAGAGCTTTCGATCGATGAACCCCGTGTTCCATCAAACCGCTTAATCGAAGTGACTACCGATAACTTCGCCATCAAGATTAACCCTAAAGGGGGTGACTTGGTTTATCTGGCGCTACGGAAGGAATCAGCACGCCTCGACACGCCTGATATCCCATATGTACTGCTCGAAGAAACCCAGGAAAACACCTACATTGCCAGCTCCGGTCTAATCGGTGCCAATGGCACAGACACAGCTAAAGGACGCCCCACCTTTCATAGTGCGCAAAGCAAATACCGGTTAGAAGATGGCAAAGATACGCTGCAAGTCGACCTGACACTGCAGCAGGGCGATGTCAGCTTAATCAAGCGCTTTACCTTTACCCGTGATGATTATCTGATTGATATCGATTACCTGATTAACAACCGC includes:
- the recF_1 gene encoding DNA replication and repair protein RecF, producing MFIKKVIVDQVRNLSHVSLEGFESFNLLVGPNGSGKTSFLEAVALASQGRSFRSHKIAHVINHEDSTLSVFIEAEDRHGLNHRIGIRRNRQNQFQVRVNGEGIHSLAELSQVLPILVIDNEAFQLLDGSASVRSRFLDWGVFHVKHEFYHQWRIYSRALKQRNELLKSGHSNQDEYDVWDEHILNAGFAITQYRLAFLQVFNIHFLQYAKMFDPLFADIALGFKTGWDRVNHDVCESMPTDWFDEGSLSDKFRSNLSQDIRYKRTQLGAHRADLHITINKMDARDVLSRGQKKSLICALKLAMAKTLKQTMARYPVLLLDDLPAELDTEHLNAVLSVINDEQYQAFITSVDTQLGNNNMPLKAXMFHVEHGKISTANGDINA
- the dnaN gene encoding Beta sliding clamp, whose product is MKLVIPREALLKSLSLVAGVVERRQTMAILSNVLLDVKGQLLSVTGTDLEIEVTSRVTLDDTSATDDFQITLPAKKLLDICKALPDGCEIKIDVTDESKVVVSSGRSRFTLAXLPADEFPNVDEGEASAEFTLLQGEFKRLLDRTAFAMAQQDVRYYLNGMLWELESNQLRVVSTDGHRLALCELKNAEVNIDGKQQIIVPRKGIIELSRSLQSPDDSVQVFFGHNHLRVVTESFTFISKLVDGKFPDYQRVLPRGGNKVVIGSRIALKEAFSRAAILSNEKYRGVRLLLAEGALTIQANNPEQEEAEDTVAVEYLGDGLEIGFNVNYLLDALSVLSGESVKLTLSDSNSSALVEETGDSDSLYVIMPMRL
- the dnaA gene encoding Chromosomal replication initiator protein DnaA gives rise to the protein MSANEVWQRCVAILHEELPAQQFSTWINPLEVNLNYLPELVLIAPNRFVKDWVQNKYLPRINELLNQLSQGMGLTAAVVLADELSQRSQSDAPAAGGYASASPSAGQDIGRFEGYEAGASNLTSSPGKATISSNSDKNAGYMESPTHSDNNHRGIIDVEPPAVKAAERPSVNAPSYDRYPIGAGDGIANQASGNQQAAVASVIQDSNPHLVSGQENTFANREPPPVDNIPPPSPNAGAGQQQNNVINNYTFETFVEGKSNQLARAAAMQVAENPGGSYNPLFLYGGVGLGKTHLMHAVGNELLKKKPNAKVVYLHSERFVADMVKALQLNAINDFKRYYRSVDALLIDDIQFFANKERSQEEFFHTFNALIEGGQQIILTCDRYPREIKGLEERLKSRFGWGLTVAVEPPELETRVAILLQKADQANMELPRDAAFFIAQRLRSNVRELEGALKRVIAQAHFKARPIDIELIKESLKDLLSLQDRLVSIDNIQKTVAEYYKIKVSDLLSKRRNRSVARPRQVAMALAKELTSHSLPEIGDAFGGRDHTTVLHACRKVAELKETNGDIREDVKNLMRILTT
- the rnpA gene encoding Ribonuclease P protein component — encoded protein: MAKKNVRYAVQRNRIKRIIRESFRLHQHELPPIDVIVLARRGLDDFTNAQLHAEFEQAWQRVTKKFNQSQRD